The stretch of DNA TTTCCAAGGGCAGTACTGGTTAAACGTACGTGTTCTACACCTTTCAATCTCATTATTTTCTCTGAAAGTGCTCTGATGTATTTAACATCGCCTTTAACAACTATTACTTCAAGACAGTGTGTATCTGTCATGTGTACGTGCATAACTGCATTAATGAAATCTTTGTAGTCGTGCTGTATTTCTGTAAGGTCTTCCATTACTCCAGTGTAGTGGTGGTCGTATATTACAGCAATTATTCCAATTCTTTCTCCCTGCATCTCGTTCATCCACTGGTACCTTACAATATAGTCTTTTAATGCATCTCTGATACCTTTTGACCTGGATTGGTATCCTCTGTCTTTTAAAACCCCATCAAATTCGTTTAACAACTTTTTTGGTAGTGACATACTGATTCTCATCACATCTTTCCCTCCTATTATTAATTTAATATTATCATACTATTTTATGGTATTTAAATGTTGTTGTGGTAAGACAATATTGTGCTTGCCAAACAATATTTGCACATATTATTTTCATATATAATATGATATAATACACTTTCATGATATTTGTAGTATTTAAACTTTGTCCTTTGTGGACAATATTGTTCTATGAGAACAAAAAACTTAATAATAATTTTTGAAAGTGTGATATTTAATTTCAGTGTTACTCCATCATCTGGGAAGTCTCAATTTAGGATATCAAATATATTAAGTTGAAAAACAATTACTATTTAATAGAAAAAAGGAGTGATTGAATGGAAGTTAGAGAGGCAATGAATCAGGGGGTTATATCGATCAGTCCGGATACAAGTCCCCTTGAAGCATTTGAAAAAATGTACAGAAAGGGTATTAGAAGACTTTTTGTTATGGATAACGAAACTCCTGTTGGTGTAATATCCTATCTTGATCTTGTAGGTGTGCTTGGATCTTTGAGACCCAGTACCAGGGAATCTGGTAATTTAAAAATCAGTGAAATAATGTCAGAAAACATAATTACCATTGATGCTGATGATAAAATAGAAAATGCTGCTAATTTAATGTTAAGAGCAGATGTATCTGGTTTATTAGTCCTGGAAAATGGAAAACCTGTAGGAGTAATAACTAAAACAGATATCTGCAGG from Methanobacterium sp. encodes:
- the nikR gene encoding nickel-responsive transcriptional regulator NikR, whose translation is MRISMSLPKKLLNEFDGVLKDRGYQSRSKGIRDALKDYIVRYQWMNEMQGERIGIIAVIYDHHYTGVMEDLTEIQHDYKDFINAVMHVHMTDTHCLEVIVVKGDVKYIRALSEKIMRLKGVEHVRLTSTALGKSLDLDKASARSTISP
- a CDS encoding CBS domain-containing protein; its protein translation is MEVREAMNQGVISISPDTSPLEAFEKMYRKGIRRLFVMDNETPVGVISYLDLVGVLGSLRPSTRESGNLKISEIMSENIITIDADDKIENAANLMLRADVSGLLVLENGKPVGVITKTDICRLVAAEILVSQ